The following coding sequences are from one Bombus terrestris chromosome 14, iyBomTerr1.2, whole genome shotgun sequence window:
- the LOC100647117 gene encoding inward rectifier potassium channel 4 isoform X5 produces MDGSTLKTLSPSSSGSGKIHLGEGMALSGLRRALSQVSMLVVKATTSGEAAWREELQKYRQTRFSSRRIRKRVVFKHGDCNVVQGNVAKRRRRYLQDIFTTLVDAQWRWTLLVFSMNFLLSWLGFALIWWLIAYSHGDLDLENQNNPNITFTPCIREIRGFTSSFLFSIETQHTIGYGSKHPTDECPEAVFVICIQSMTGVILQAFMVGIVFAKLSRPKKRTQTLLFSRNAVICQRDGQPCLMFRVGDMRKSHIIEAHVRAQMIKRKVTREGELLPFFQTELKVGGDGEEDKIFFIWPTTIVHKIDEKSPLYHISASDMLRERFEIIVMLEGVIESTGMTTQARSSYLPSEILWGHRFEHIITFKKETGEYEVNYSLFNNTYEVDTPLCSAADLDKLRTMQRSKGGISERASNSGFAHYRDASSSSLTTGSGSSLASSTGGLHMNVPMTLTPIPVMITGPDGSLRRESMQSAQTDLKQSIFYTHNEFLDGDPHVLNHYSHEELRNQEDYDRVLEDINATLRKNRAPSKEDRRIHREPSKCTLDSRKSESRDTIKRSSSRTTMDQIPVTSSLSKSPSRQHLDPRHTKFAESSEAYREPSPHPLTSSRSSLGENHKGPQKKTSFILGDVEHHVIDMEPMKEFPARNALEGDSSKTNHLPRHAVFYQEQV; encoded by the exons ATACCGGCAAACAAGATTCAGCTCGCGACGGATACGCAAAAGAGTGGTTTTCAAGCACGGCGATTGCAATGTCGTACAAGGAAATGTGGCCAAGAGACGGCGCCGTTACCTTCAG GATATTTTCACGACGCTGGTGGACGCACAATGGCGTTGGACTCTGTTGGTGTTCTCCATGAACTTCCTTCTGTCATGGCTCGGTTTCGCCCTGATATGGTGGCTGATAGCGTACAGCCACGGCGACCTCGACCTAGAAAATCAGAACAATCCAAACATAACGTTCACACCGTGCATCAGGGAGATTCGTGGATTCACCAGCTCCTTCCTATTTTCCATCGAGACGCAGCACACGATCGG GTACGGGTCGAAACATCCAACAGACGAGTGTCCAGAGGCAGTGTTCGTGATATGCATCCAGTCAATGACAGGTGTGATCCTTCAGGCCTTCATGGTCGGCATAGTTTTCGCGAAACTGTCCCGGCCAAAGAAGAGAACGCAGACGTTGCTGTTTTCAAGGAACGCTGTGATCTGTCAGAGGGATGGACAACCCTGTTTGATGTTCCGTGTCGGTGACATGAGGAAGAGTCACATCATCGAGGCTCACGTCAGAGCCCAGATGATCAAAAGGAAG GTTACCAGAGAAGGAGAACTGCTGCCGTTCTTCCAAACAGAATTGAAAGTGGGCGGCGATGGCGAGGAGGACAAGATATTCTTTATTTGGCCAACGACGATCGTTCACAAGATCGACGAAAAGTCGCCTCTTTATCATATATCAGCCAGCGATATGCTCAGGGAACGATTCGAGATTATCGTCATGTTAGAAG GTGTCATCGAATCAACTGGCATGACCACTCAAGCCAGAAGCTCGTACCTGCCGTCTGAAATTTTATGGGGACACAGATTTGAACACATAATCACGTTCAAAAAGGAGACTGGGGAATACGAAGTGAACTATTCATTGTTCAACAATACGTACGAAGTTGACACGCCATTATGTTCAGCGGCTGATTTGGACAAACTTAGGACGATGCAACGATCGAAAGGAG GTATTTCAGAACGTGCGAGCAACAGCGGATTCGCTCATTATCGCGATGCGTCGAGCAGTTCTTTGACCACCGGATCCGGTTCCAGCCTAGCGTCGTCAACAGGCGGATTGCACATGAACGTGCCGATGACGCTCACTCCGATTCCAGTTATGATCACCGGCCCTGACGGTTCTCTTAGACGCGAGAGCATGCAAAGCGCGCAAACTGACTTGAAGCAGTCCATATTTTACACGCACAACGAG TTCCTGGACGGTGATCCGCACGTTTTAAATCATTATTCCCACGAGGAACTAAGAAACCAAGAGGATTATGATCGTGTATTGGAAGACATAAACGCGACCTTAAGGAAAAATCGGGCACCGAGTAAGGAAGATAGAAGAATACACAGAGAACCGTCCAAGTGTACCTTAGACTCTAGGAAGAGCGAGTCGAGAGACACGATAAAGAGATCCAGTTCTAGGACAACGATGGATCAAATTCCAGTTACCAGCTCCCTATCGAAGTCACCATCGCGACAGCATTTAGATCCCAG ACATACCAAGTTCGCGGAATCCTCGGAAGCGTATCGCGAACCTTCGCCTCATCCTCTCACCTCCTCGAGGTCCAGCCTGGGAGAGAATCACAAGGGCCCGCAGAAAAAAACCAGCTTCATCTTAGGCGACGTCGAACACCACGTGATAGATATGGAGCCTATGAAGGAGTTTCCCGCTCGTAACGCGTTGGAGGGCGATTCATCCAAAACGAATCATCTTCCTAGGCACGCTGTTTTCTATCAGGAACAAGTGTAG
- the LOC100647117 gene encoding inward rectifier potassium channel irk-1 isoform X4, translated as MDGSTLKTLSPSSSGSGKIHLGEGMALSGLRRALSQVSMLVVKATTSGEAAWREELQKYVASTARFITYRQTRFSSRRIRKRVVFKHGDCNVVQGNVAKRRRRYLQDIFTTLVDAQWRWTLLVFSMNFLLSWLGFALIWWLIAYSHGDLDLENQNNPNITFTPCIREIRGFTSSFLFSIETQHTIGYGSKHPTDECPEAVFVICIQSMTGVILQAFMVGIVFAKLSRPKKRTQTLLFSRNAVICQRDGQPCLMFRVGDMRKSHIIEAHVRAQMIKRKVTREGELLPFFQTELKVGGDGEEDKIFFIWPTTIVHKIDEKSPLYHISASDMLRERFEIIVMLEGVIESTGMTTQARSSYLPSEILWGHRFEHIITFKKETGEYEVNYSLFNNTYEVDTPLCSAADLDKLRTMQRSKGGISERASNSGFAHYRDASSSSLTTGSGSSLASSTGGLHMNVPMTLTPIPVMITGPDGSLRRESMQSAQTDLKQSIFYTHNEFLDGDPHVLNHYSHEELRNQEDYDRVLEDINATLRKNRAPSKEDRRIHREPSKCTLDSRKSESRDTIKRSSSRTTMDQIPVTSSLSKSPSRQHLDPRHTKFAESSEAYREPSPHPLTSSRSSLGENHKGPQKKTSFILGDVEHHVIDMEPMKEFPARNALEGDSSKTNHLPRHAVFYQEQV; from the exons ATACCGGCAAACAAGATTCAGCTCGCGACGGATACGCAAAAGAGTGGTTTTCAAGCACGGCGATTGCAATGTCGTACAAGGAAATGTGGCCAAGAGACGGCGCCGTTACCTTCAG GATATTTTCACGACGCTGGTGGACGCACAATGGCGTTGGACTCTGTTGGTGTTCTCCATGAACTTCCTTCTGTCATGGCTCGGTTTCGCCCTGATATGGTGGCTGATAGCGTACAGCCACGGCGACCTCGACCTAGAAAATCAGAACAATCCAAACATAACGTTCACACCGTGCATCAGGGAGATTCGTGGATTCACCAGCTCCTTCCTATTTTCCATCGAGACGCAGCACACGATCGG GTACGGGTCGAAACATCCAACAGACGAGTGTCCAGAGGCAGTGTTCGTGATATGCATCCAGTCAATGACAGGTGTGATCCTTCAGGCCTTCATGGTCGGCATAGTTTTCGCGAAACTGTCCCGGCCAAAGAAGAGAACGCAGACGTTGCTGTTTTCAAGGAACGCTGTGATCTGTCAGAGGGATGGACAACCCTGTTTGATGTTCCGTGTCGGTGACATGAGGAAGAGTCACATCATCGAGGCTCACGTCAGAGCCCAGATGATCAAAAGGAAG GTTACCAGAGAAGGAGAACTGCTGCCGTTCTTCCAAACAGAATTGAAAGTGGGCGGCGATGGCGAGGAGGACAAGATATTCTTTATTTGGCCAACGACGATCGTTCACAAGATCGACGAAAAGTCGCCTCTTTATCATATATCAGCCAGCGATATGCTCAGGGAACGATTCGAGATTATCGTCATGTTAGAAG GTGTCATCGAATCAACTGGCATGACCACTCAAGCCAGAAGCTCGTACCTGCCGTCTGAAATTTTATGGGGACACAGATTTGAACACATAATCACGTTCAAAAAGGAGACTGGGGAATACGAAGTGAACTATTCATTGTTCAACAATACGTACGAAGTTGACACGCCATTATGTTCAGCGGCTGATTTGGACAAACTTAGGACGATGCAACGATCGAAAGGAG GTATTTCAGAACGTGCGAGCAACAGCGGATTCGCTCATTATCGCGATGCGTCGAGCAGTTCTTTGACCACCGGATCCGGTTCCAGCCTAGCGTCGTCAACAGGCGGATTGCACATGAACGTGCCGATGACGCTCACTCCGATTCCAGTTATGATCACCGGCCCTGACGGTTCTCTTAGACGCGAGAGCATGCAAAGCGCGCAAACTGACTTGAAGCAGTCCATATTTTACACGCACAACGAG TTCCTGGACGGTGATCCGCACGTTTTAAATCATTATTCCCACGAGGAACTAAGAAACCAAGAGGATTATGATCGTGTATTGGAAGACATAAACGCGACCTTAAGGAAAAATCGGGCACCGAGTAAGGAAGATAGAAGAATACACAGAGAACCGTCCAAGTGTACCTTAGACTCTAGGAAGAGCGAGTCGAGAGACACGATAAAGAGATCCAGTTCTAGGACAACGATGGATCAAATTCCAGTTACCAGCTCCCTATCGAAGTCACCATCGCGACAGCATTTAGATCCCAG ACATACCAAGTTCGCGGAATCCTCGGAAGCGTATCGCGAACCTTCGCCTCATCCTCTCACCTCCTCGAGGTCCAGCCTGGGAGAGAATCACAAGGGCCCGCAGAAAAAAACCAGCTTCATCTTAGGCGACGTCGAACACCACGTGATAGATATGGAGCCTATGAAGGAGTTTCCCGCTCGTAACGCGTTGGAGGGCGATTCATCCAAAACGAATCATCTTCCTAGGCACGCTGTTTTCTATCAGGAACAAGTGTAG